The proteins below are encoded in one region of Caloramator mitchellensis:
- a CDS encoding oligosaccharide repeat unit polymerase, whose product MMLLERLRIRKAYIFNLAIYFILLCYSYYFYFYIYQDYTYQVGYSLSLNYFKLIEAIVFTVSLGALYLYYDISDSIYLTYSFILYVLLFVPFTVFYWMSNNYRQYFYMVVTAFLILELFFIAYKYFFSTKREKNTRFNYEYILLFVFAVFLIVNIFAYLKYGHSLYYLINLDEVYNIRYESREKIPTYFKYILQWSALVVIPTSIAYITKIKKYYLLIIPLTVQLLIFTINGSKFYLFSLLINLFVFLIYSGGLMNFMLPALNLFITFVLLWKNNFVMSVGIRRAFFVPQSLSFVYYEFFKSHPKLYLSSSFLKRFVENIYSLDSPFIISRYVYHEPKMSANVNFIANAYSHLGFIGIVLFAIILALILLAFEYFSENNVNRKFVVLISFSSFLALVNSSLLTTLKTHGLLIAMIMSVLFLKSFRD is encoded by the coding sequence ATGATGCTTTTAGAGAGGCTGAGGATACGAAAAGCATATATTTTTAACTTAGCAATCTATTTTATACTGCTTTGTTACAGCTATTATTTTTATTTTTATATTTATCAGGACTATACCTACCAGGTAGGTTATTCGCTTTCATTGAATTATTTTAAACTTATTGAAGCAATAGTATTTACTGTATCTTTAGGGGCTTTATATTTATATTACGATATAAGCGACAGTATTTATTTAACGTATTCATTTATACTATATGTATTATTGTTCGTTCCATTTACTGTTTTTTACTGGATGTCGAATAATTACAGACAATACTTTTATATGGTTGTGACTGCGTTTTTGATACTTGAATTGTTTTTTATAGCTTACAAATACTTTTTCTCAACAAAAAGAGAAAAAAATACAAGATTTAATTATGAATATATACTGTTATTTGTGTTTGCTGTTTTTCTTATAGTTAATATTTTTGCATACTTAAAATATGGGCATTCGCTGTATTATTTAATTAATCTTGACGAAGTGTATAATATAAGATATGAATCAAGGGAGAAGATACCAACATATTTCAAATATATACTTCAATGGTCAGCACTTGTAGTAATTCCAACAAGTATTGCATATATAACAAAGATAAAAAAGTATTACTTATTGATTATTCCACTAACAGTTCAGCTTTTGATATTTACAATAAACGGCTCAAAGTTCTATTTGTTTTCACTATTAATCAATTTGTTTGTTTTTTTAATTTATTCGGGTGGACTTATGAATTTCATGCTGCCTGCACTTAATTTATTCATTACTTTTGTTTTGTTATGGAAAAATAATTTTGTAATGTCTGTAGGGATTAGAAGAGCTTTTTTTGTTCCTCAGTCATTGAGCTTTGTTTATTATGAATTTTTTAAATCTCACCCAAAGCTTTATTTATCAAGCAGTTTCTTGAAAAGGTTTGTCGAAAATATATACAGTTTGGACAGTCCATTTATTATATCAAGATATGTTTATCATGAACCAAAGATGTCAGCTAATGTTAATTTTATTGCAAATGCTTATTCGCATTTAGGTTTTATTGGAATTGTTTTGTTTGCAATTATACTGGCGCTGATACTATTAGCTTTTGAATATTTCAGCGAAAATAACGTAAACAGAAAATTCGTTGTTCTTATTTCATTCAGTTCATTCTTAGCGCTTGTTAATTCTTCGCTTTTGACGACATTGAAAACACACGGACTTTTAATTGCTATGATTATGAGCGTCCTATTCCTTAAAAGTTTTAGAGACTAA
- a CDS encoding DegT/DnrJ/EryC1/StrS family aminotransferase has protein sequence MKVQLAKPDITQREIDAVVEVMKSGILSIGPKIEEFERKIADYTGVKYAVAVNSGTSALNLIVKALGIGNGDEVITTPYSFVASVNCFIMEGAKPVFVDIDPKTFNMNIEEIESKITPKTKAILAVDVFGQPINMKRLREIADKHNLYLIEDSCEALGSVYDGVRAGSLADAAAFAFYPNKQITTGEGGIIVTNNQKVAEIAQSLRSQGRAITGFWLHHERLGYNYRMSEINAVLGSVQMDRLDEIIQKRLKVAKRYDEILSKIDGVEVPYIDPKVDVMSYFVYVVQLARDIDRDKVMEYLKQNGIGCRPYFTPIHVQPYMVEMFGYKEEDYPITADAGRRCVALPFYNDLSDEEANYVAEKLQEAVRICKR, from the coding sequence ATGAAGGTTCAGCTTGCAAAACCAGATATAACACAAAGGGAAATAGACGCAGTTGTTGAGGTCATGAAATCAGGAATTTTGAGCATAGGTCCAAAGATAGAGGAGTTTGAGAGAAAGATTGCAGATTACACTGGAGTTAAGTATGCAGTTGCTGTTAACAGCGGAACAAGTGCGCTTAATCTTATTGTTAAGGCACTTGGAATTGGAAATGGCGATGAGGTAATAACTACTCCATACAGCTTTGTAGCCTCGGTTAACTGTTTTATTATGGAGGGGGCAAAGCCAGTTTTTGTAGACATTGACCCTAAGACATTCAATATGAATATCGAGGAGATTGAGTCGAAAATAACACCAAAAACAAAGGCAATTTTAGCGGTAGATGTTTTTGGTCAGCCTATTAATATGAAGAGGCTAAGAGAAATTGCGGATAAGCATAATCTCTATTTAATCGAAGATAGCTGTGAAGCGCTAGGCTCAGTTTACGATGGAGTTAGAGCGGGAAGCCTTGCTGACGCTGCTGCATTTGCGTTTTACCCTAATAAGCAGATTACAACTGGAGAAGGCGGGATAATAGTTACAAACAATCAAAAAGTAGCAGAAATTGCCCAGAGCTTAAGGAGCCAAGGAAGGGCGATAACTGGTTTTTGGTTGCATCACGAAAGATTAGGGTATAACTATAGAATGAGCGAAATTAACGCAGTTTTAGGAAGCGTTCAAATGGATAGGCTTGATGAGATAATACAAAAGAGATTAAAGGTTGCTAAAAGATATGATGAGATTCTTAGCAAAATAGATGGAGTTGAAGTTCCATATATCGACCCTAAGGTTGATGTAATGAGCTACTTTGTATATGTTGTTCAGCTTGCAAGGGATATTGACAGAGATAAGGTTATGGAATATTTAAAACAAAATGGTATAGGCTGCAGACCATATTTTACGCCTATACATGTTCAACCATATATGGTGGAGATGTTTGGTTATAAAGAAGAGGATTACCCAATAACAGCTGATGCTGGAAGAAGATGCGTTGCACTTCCATTCTACAACGATTTATCCGATGAAGAAGCAAACTATGTAGCAGAAAAATTACAAGAAGCAGTAAGAATTTGCAAAAGGTGA
- a CDS encoding acetyltransferase, whose translation MKNIVIVGAGGHGRVILDILLAMKKNCQLNILGFIDDASFGEVLGYKILGKVEDLKDLKAEYGEIFAVPAIGDNFTRERVVKRLESLGINLFTAIHPTAVIGGNVTIEDGTVVMACAVINNSARIGKAVIINTSAVVEHDNVLGDYVHISPGAHLAGNVAIGDYSHVGTGANIIPGINIGKNVTVGAGSTVIRDVEDNAVAVGVPARVIKYK comes from the coding sequence ATGAAAAATATTGTTATAGTAGGAGCAGGAGGACATGGAAGGGTTATACTTGATATACTCCTTGCGATGAAGAAGAATTGCCAATTGAATATATTAGGATTTATCGATGATGCATCTTTTGGAGAAGTTCTTGGGTATAAAATACTCGGAAAAGTAGAAGATTTAAAGGATTTAAAGGCTGAATATGGTGAAATATTCGCAGTTCCAGCGATTGGAGATAATTTTACAAGGGAGAGGGTTGTTAAAAGGCTGGAGAGTTTAGGAATCAACCTTTTTACAGCCATTCACCCTACAGCAGTAATTGGAGGAAACGTAACTATTGAAGATGGAACGGTAGTTATGGCATGTGCTGTAATAAACAATAGTGCAAGGATTGGTAAGGCTGTTATAATAAACACTTCGGCGGTTGTTGAACATGACAATGTATTGGGGGATTATGTTCACATATCCCCGGGGGCTCACCTTGCTGGAAATGTTGCAATTGGAGATTACAGCCATGTAGGAACAGGTGCTAATATTATACCCGGCATAAATATTGGAAAGAACGTAACCGTTGGGGCAGGGTCGACAGTTATAAGGGACGTTGAGGATAATGCTGTTGCTGTTGGAGTGCCTGCAAGGGTGATAAAGTATAAATGA
- a CDS encoding O-antigen ligase family protein, translated as MIFKKLFNITLYVFVLLVPILPLKVKISILPLSADFIIASFLILFGILNVIFEDGLENIKLRNRNIQFFSIIVFIFLVLNAVSFFVAVNKGAAISESMRFFEYVFLFYFTYIIADEKTINRTFNLFFIAMLLAAAYGVVQFVFGLSPYTVNRNIRLNSTFVNPNYWGAAVNIVIFYPIVEMINKRRISLNDSLFLGLFIFNLLFSLNRSSWLAFLAGLFVILLLINKKFILSLPAFIIPLMAHPFTRKRFVTMLSVEKIAKDARFKLWKTAYMMFKEHFWLGVGNGNYRYFYPEYIERYPALFVRKELWSPHNSFLKMFAEMGIFGGLVFILIYLMLFYMVIKVYKGTKRYKVYALSLIGFWVAYLFQNNFNNLMFIPQLNVFAWLLTALIFKAFVLETKEAI; from the coding sequence ATGATTTTTAAGAAGCTTTTTAATATAACTTTATATGTTTTTGTTTTGCTTGTGCCAATATTGCCGTTAAAGGTAAAGATATCTATTTTACCCCTTTCGGCTGACTTTATTATTGCTTCATTTTTAATACTGTTCGGCATTTTAAATGTTATTTTTGAGGATGGATTAGAGAATATTAAGTTAAGGAATAGGAATATACAATTTTTTAGCATAATTGTTTTTATATTTTTGGTGCTTAATGCGGTTTCATTTTTTGTAGCTGTAAATAAAGGTGCTGCTATAAGCGAGAGTATGAGATTTTTTGAATATGTATTTTTATTTTATTTTACTTATATTATAGCTGATGAGAAGACTATTAATAGGACATTTAATTTGTTCTTTATTGCTATGTTGTTAGCCGCAGCTTATGGAGTAGTTCAGTTTGTGTTTGGACTTTCGCCATATACTGTAAATAGGAATATCAGGCTGAATTCAACTTTTGTAAACCCTAATTATTGGGGGGCAGCAGTTAATATTGTGATTTTCTATCCAATCGTTGAAATGATAAATAAAAGAAGGATAAGCCTGAATGATAGTTTGTTTTTAGGGCTATTTATATTTAATTTGCTTTTCAGTTTAAACAGAAGTTCCTGGTTGGCGTTTTTGGCAGGACTTTTTGTAATACTATTGTTGATTAATAAGAAGTTTATACTCTCTTTACCTGCGTTTATTATTCCTTTGATGGCACATCCTTTTACCAGAAAAAGATTTGTTACGATGCTCTCTGTTGAGAAGATAGCAAAGGACGCAAGGTTTAAGCTCTGGAAAACAGCTTATATGATGTTTAAGGAACATTTTTGGCTGGGCGTTGGGAACGGCAATTACAGATATTTTTACCCTGAATATATAGAAAGATATCCAGCTTTGTTTGTCAGGAAGGAACTTTGGAGTCCGCATAATTCTTTTCTAAAGATGTTTGCTGAGATGGGAATATTCGGTGGATTGGTTTTTATCTTGATTTATTTGATGTTGTTTTATATGGTAATTAAGGTATATAAAGGAACGAAAAGGTATAAGGTATACGCTCTAAGTTTAATAGGTTTTTGGGTTGCGTATCTATTCCAGAACAATTTCAACAATTTGATGTTTATACCACAGCTTAATGTTTTTGCGTGGCTTTTAACGGCATTAATTTTTAAGGCGTTTGTTCTTGAAACAAAGGAGGCGATTTGA
- a CDS encoding sugar transferase — MKSLQLIIKRLFDFMFSLILLIILFPLFLLISILIKLDSKGEVFFKQERAGLNGKPFMIYKFRTMVKNAEKIGDGYYTGENDPRITKVGNLLRKTSLDELPQLINILKGEMSIIGPRPTLMYQVEKYDEFQKKRLLMKPGVTGLAQVNGRNSLSWPERIKYDVQYVENWSLWLDIKIFFRTFLVVLKGEGVYAEKEKFIIKDKNEL, encoded by the coding sequence GTGAAAAGCTTGCAACTTATTATTAAAAGATTATTTGACTTTATGTTTAGCCTTATTCTTCTTATTATTTTATTTCCACTTTTTTTATTAATATCAATCCTGATTAAGCTTGACTCAAAGGGAGAGGTATTCTTTAAACAGGAGAGGGCAGGGCTTAATGGGAAGCCTTTTATGATTTATAAATTCAGAACAATGGTTAAGAACGCCGAAAAGATTGGCGATGGATATTATACAGGCGAAAATGACCCAAGAATAACAAAGGTTGGTAATTTGTTAAGAAAAACAAGCCTTGATGAACTTCCACAGCTTATAAATATTTTAAAGGGTGAGATGAGCATAATAGGACCAAGGCCAACTTTGATGTATCAGGTGGAAAAATATGACGAATTTCAAAAGAAAAGGCTTTTGATGAAGCCTGGTGTAACTGGTCTTGCTCAGGTTAACGGAAGAAACAGCCTGTCGTGGCCGGAAAGAATTAAATATGACGTTCAGTATGTTGAGAATTGGAGCCTTTGGCTGGATATAAAGATATTCTTCAGGACGTTTTTAGTGGTCTTAAAGGGCGAGGGTGTATATGCAGAAAAGGAAAAGTTCATAATTAAAGATAAGAATGAGCTATAG
- a CDS encoding glycosyltransferase family 4 protein, with translation MKRIWIMNHYAVPPYIGGGTRHFDLAEELAGRGYDVTVFASSFDLKTRTERLNEGERYRIEEINGVKFFWIRTYPYKTNDYKRFLNMISFAVNSYRILSRLERPDVILASSVHPFTCISGYYLAKKFGARYIAEIRDLWPETLIDMGAMRKDSISAKVFYAIEKFIYDKAEKIIVLLPGAKDYINSVGNYGDKVEYIPNGVVVKRYDEVLQKNEKSSRVEEILIEHAGKLKAVYLGAMGPANALDVILNAAKILKDEGINNIDILLIGDGPEKEKLINMKNELGLENVSIYDPIKKYDVPFLLDGIDICLFNLKDLDVFKYGISPNKLFDYLCSAKPILFSCKAVNDIVKEANAGISIEPESPERFAAALKELANMDEHKRRELGQNGRRYVEQNHDISRLVDKLDSLF, from the coding sequence ATGAAAAGAATTTGGATAATGAATCACTATGCAGTTCCACCATATATAGGTGGGGGGACAAGGCACTTTGATTTAGCAGAAGAATTGGCAGGTCGAGGATATGATGTAACTGTTTTTGCATCTAGTTTTGATTTAAAAACAAGAACTGAAAGGCTTAATGAAGGTGAAAGATACAGAATAGAAGAGATAAACGGGGTTAAGTTTTTCTGGATAAGGACATATCCGTATAAGACGAATGATTATAAAAGATTTTTGAATATGATTTCATTTGCAGTGAATTCATATAGAATATTGAGTAGACTTGAAAGGCCTGATGTAATTTTAGCTTCTTCAGTCCATCCTTTTACCTGCATTAGTGGATATTATCTTGCAAAGAAGTTTGGTGCAAGGTATATTGCTGAGATTAGAGACCTTTGGCCGGAAACTTTGATTGATATGGGTGCTATGAGAAAAGATAGCATATCAGCAAAGGTTTTTTATGCAATAGAAAAGTTTATTTATGATAAGGCAGAGAAGATAATTGTCCTTTTACCTGGAGCTAAGGATTATATTAATTCAGTTGGAAATTACGGAGACAAGGTTGAATATATTCCAAATGGAGTTGTTGTGAAAAGATACGATGAAGTCCTGCAAAAGAATGAAAAAAGCTCAAGAGTAGAAGAAATACTAATTGAGCATGCAGGTAAATTAAAGGCGGTTTATCTTGGCGCGATGGGCCCTGCAAATGCACTCGATGTAATATTAAATGCAGCAAAGATTTTAAAGGATGAAGGCATTAATAATATAGATATACTACTAATAGGAGATGGGCCTGAAAAGGAAAAATTGATAAACATGAAAAACGAATTAGGGCTTGAAAATGTTTCAATCTATGACCCTATAAAGAAGTATGATGTTCCATTTTTATTAGACGGCATAGATATCTGCCTATTCAATCTTAAGGATTTGGATGTTTTTAAATACGGCATAAGTCCAAATAAACTTTTTGATTATCTATGCAGTGCAAAACCAATTCTTTTTTCATGTAAGGCGGTAAATGATATCGTAAAGGAAGCTAACGCAGGAATATCAATCGAACCTGAGTCTCCAGAAAGGTTTGCAGCGGCCCTAAAGGAGCTTGCAAATATGGATGAGCATAAAAGAAGAGAACTTGGGCAAAATGGACGAAGGTATGTTGAACAAAACCACGACATTTCAAGATTGGTTGATAAACTTGATTCATTGTTTTAA
- the murJ gene encoding murein biosynthesis integral membrane protein MurJ, whose protein sequence is MKGVNLAKAAGIVMFITIMSKVLGFFRTMLLASSFGTTMQSDAYVVSLTIPLIIYSVIGAAVNTTFIPILSRSLTQRGKEDMIQFANNIMNILFLISIIIFGVGFLLSPQIVRVIAHGFSGEKFNLTVALTRISMFNVLALSMTAGFMSILQSLNEFKAPAMVGIALDLPIILYLILGAKYGIYGLSVATLIGYTMQFVIQIPYLLKHDYKYKFFIDLKDTRVKEMLYLILPILIGTTVNQINSIVDKTMASSLPNGNISAYNFAINVNSMLYGVFVASIIMVIYPAISREGANKAYDNMKVFIHKGITSILLIMVPAAVGLFVLRYDVLTIFFKRGLFNEDSVNLTAYALAFLLLGLPFYGVRDIFNRAFYGLNDTKTPMINGIFGVALNITLNLLFVRYLGIGGLALATSMSAILTSILLGMALSRRINGVQGRKILIALLKISLSAFMMGFAVKGVEIGLKFIFTGLIGMVLTLGIAVLTGIFVYFISLIVLKLEELDDALNMILKRKRAK, encoded by the coding sequence ATGAAGGGTGTTAATTTAGCAAAGGCTGCAGGTATAGTTATGTTTATAACTATCATGAGTAAAGTTTTAGGTTTTTTTAGAACTATGCTTTTAGCAAGCAGCTTTGGAACTACAATGCAGAGCGATGCATATGTTGTGTCGCTTACAATTCCACTTATTATATATTCAGTTATTGGTGCTGCTGTAAACACTACCTTTATCCCCATACTAAGCAGAAGCCTGACACAAAGGGGCAAAGAGGACATGATTCAGTTTGCCAATAACATTATGAATATATTATTCCTGATTTCAATTATTATTTTTGGAGTTGGATTTCTGCTTTCGCCTCAAATTGTAAGGGTTATTGCCCACGGTTTTTCAGGTGAAAAGTTTAATTTAACAGTGGCTCTGACAAGGATTAGCATGTTTAATGTCCTGGCATTGAGTATGACGGCTGGGTTTATGTCGATTCTGCAGAGTTTAAACGAGTTTAAAGCACCTGCAATGGTCGGCATTGCGCTTGATCTGCCGATTATTTTGTATCTTATTTTAGGTGCAAAATATGGTATTTATGGTCTTTCTGTAGCAACATTAATTGGATATACTATGCAGTTTGTCATACAAATACCTTATCTTTTAAAGCACGATTATAAATATAAATTTTTTATAGATTTAAAGGACACAAGGGTCAAGGAGATGCTGTATCTTATCCTTCCTATTTTGATTGGGACAACTGTGAATCAAATAAACTCGATTGTGGATAAGACTATGGCGTCCAGCCTTCCTAATGGGAATATTTCAGCATATAATTTTGCTATAAACGTTAACAGCATGCTCTATGGCGTCTTTGTTGCATCGATTATTATGGTTATATACCCTGCAATATCAAGGGAAGGTGCAAACAAAGCCTATGACAATATGAAGGTTTTTATTCACAAAGGAATAACAAGCATACTACTTATAATGGTTCCAGCAGCTGTAGGGCTTTTTGTATTAAGATATGATGTATTGACTATTTTCTTTAAAAGAGGTCTTTTTAATGAGGATTCTGTAAATCTTACAGCATATGCGTTAGCATTTTTGCTGTTAGGACTTCCTTTTTATGGAGTCAGGGACATTTTTAACAGAGCATTTTATGGACTTAACGATACTAAGACTCCTATGATTAATGGAATATTTGGAGTTGCTTTGAATATTACTTTAAACCTTTTATTCGTTCGTTATCTTGGAATTGGAGGACTTGCCCTTGCAACATCTATGTCGGCGATATTGACAAGCATTTTGCTTGGAATGGCGCTTAGCAGAAGGATTAATGGAGTCCAAGGGAGAAAAATTTTAATAGCCCTATTAAAGATAAGTTTATCAGCCTTTATGATGGGATTTGCTGTTAAGGGAGTAGAGATAGGACTAAAATTTATTTTTACTGGTTTAATTGGAATGGTTTTAACTTTAGGAATAGCAGTTTTGACGGGTATTTTTGTATATTTTATATCGCTAATAGTTTTAAAGCTTGAGGAACTTGACGATGCTTTAAATATGATACTTAAAAGAAAAAGAGCTAAATAA
- a CDS encoding leucine-rich repeat domain-containing protein, translating to MEVKYNIEKIIKSKYFKVAVAIYAAIFVYNAALTLIYPERYRAGANYTNKFKLEADAGEDGINPIMFKDKNLERVIRIYLGKDQGIIFAKDVRGITELDLRYQGITTLIDLRYFKGLKKINVAYNEISSLEGLTNLPKLEELIAFENNISDIKGIGNVKTLKKLDLANNNITDVSEISSLKNLEILNLSSNRIQNILGFEKLINLKEIDVSQNNIKDFSAVEKLKVKLLLDWGNK from the coding sequence TTGGAAGTTAAGTATAATATTGAAAAGATTATTAAAAGCAAATATTTTAAGGTTGCTGTTGCGATTTATGCTGCTATTTTTGTTTATAACGCTGCCTTAACTTTAATATATCCTGAAAGGTATAGAGCAGGTGCAAATTATACTAATAAATTTAAATTAGAAGCAGATGCAGGAGAAGATGGAATTAATCCTATTATGTTTAAGGATAAAAATTTAGAAAGGGTTATTAGAATTTACCTTGGAAAAGACCAGGGGATTATTTTTGCAAAGGATGTTAGAGGAATTACGGAACTTGATTTGAGATACCAAGGGATAACAACGCTTATTGACCTGAGGTATTTCAAGGGTTTGAAAAAAATTAATGTTGCCTATAATGAGATTTCAAGCTTAGAAGGATTAACAAATCTGCCTAAGTTAGAGGAGCTTATAGCCTTTGAAAATAATATAAGCGATATAAAGGGGATTGGGAATGTAAAAACATTGAAGAAGCTTGATTTAGCTAATAATAATATTACTGATGTTAGTGAAATAAGCAGTTTAAAAAATTTGGAGATATTGAATCTATCGAGCAACAGGATTCAAAATATACTAGGATTTGAGAAGTTAATAAATTTAAAGGAGATAGATGTTTCACAGAATAATATAAAGGATTTTAGTGCTGTGGAAAAATTGAAAGTTAAACTACTTCTTGACTGGGGGAACAAATGA
- the wecB gene encoding non-hydrolyzing UDP-N-acetylglucosamine 2-epimerase — protein MKILTVIGARPQFIKAAPVSREIRKQHKEIIVHTGQHYDENMSSIFFDELDIPKPDYNLNVGSGNHGNQTGNMLIKIEEVILNEKPDAVLVYGDTNSTLAGALAASKLLIPVIHVEAGLRSFNKAMPEEQNRVLTDHISDLLFCPTETAVKNLKNEGIEKGVYNVGDVMFDSILYNIEIAKEKSNILDRLNLASKEFILVTIHRAENTNYKDKLTNIFNALKDSGEKVILPLHPRTKKFLADYGIDVGENIEIIEPVGYLDMIMLESAAKKIVTDSGGVQKEAYFLDVPCVTMRRETEWVETVKDGWNILVDSDYEKILDAINNFEPKTKKSNYFGDGKASEHIAELLKNLEV, from the coding sequence ATGAAGATATTGACGGTAATTGGAGCAAGGCCGCAATTTATTAAGGCGGCGCCGGTATCGAGGGAGATAAGGAAGCAACATAAGGAAATAATTGTTCATACAGGTCAGCATTACGATGAAAATATGTCTAGCATATTTTTTGATGAGCTGGATATTCCAAAGCCTGATTATAATTTGAATGTTGGGTCTGGAAATCACGGAAACCAAACAGGGAATATGCTTATTAAGATAGAGGAAGTTATTTTAAACGAGAAGCCGGACGCTGTTTTGGTGTATGGAGATACTAATTCTACCTTGGCTGGGGCGCTTGCTGCGAGCAAGCTGCTTATCCCTGTTATTCATGTTGAGGCGGGGTTAAGAAGCTTCAATAAAGCAATGCCAGAGGAGCAGAACAGGGTTTTAACAGACCACATTTCAGATTTATTGTTTTGCCCTACAGAAACTGCGGTTAAAAATCTAAAGAACGAAGGAATAGAAAAGGGAGTCTACAACGTAGGGGATGTAATGTTTGACTCAATATTGTATAATATTGAAATAGCAAAGGAAAAATCAAACATTTTAGATAGATTAAATTTAGCTTCAAAGGAATTTATACTTGTAACAATACATAGAGCTGAGAATACTAATTATAAGGATAAGCTTACTAATATTTTTAATGCCTTAAAGGATTCGGGAGAAAAGGTAATTCTTCCGCTTCATCCAAGAACAAAGAAATTTCTAGCTGATTACGGTATAGACGTTGGAGAAAATATAGAAATTATTGAGCCGGTTGGGTATCTTGATATGATTATGCTGGAAAGTGCAGCAAAGAAGATTGTTACCGACAGCGGCGGGGTTCAAAAGGAAGCTTACTTTTTAGATGTTCCCTGCGTAACTATGAGAAGGGAAACTGAGTGGGTTGAAACCGTAAAGGACGGTTGGAATATACTCGTTGACAGCGATTATGAAAAAATATTGGATGCAATAAATAATTTTGAGCCCAAAACTAAAAAGAGCAACTATTTTGGAGATGGAAAAGCAAGTGAACATATAGCAGAATTATTAAAAAACTTAGAGGTGTAG
- a CDS encoding glycosyltransferase family 4 protein, protein MRICMLTSSHNIFDNRIYYKEILSLKKYYDDIYLIAPGDKDFVTEDGIKVRCFKKRRSWYDRLRPMRDMFNIAKEVNADIYHAHEPDSFQVAVKLKKRFGKKIIFDSHEYYPEAFAEHFGGLFEIAKKMIYIYEKSIAIHADYIVTVNDILVNKFKEYNNSVELITNYPVLEGEINKTYSEKPVFVYAGGLSEDRGILKTLEAIKLSKKDAKYLFIGNFRDKETEDRVMDYVANNLKEKDVEFTGRIGHKEVIEYLKKAYAGFVLLQPKNWRYVNSEPIKLFEYMMSKTAVIASDFPMMASIVEAERCGVVVNPVEPKDIAEAIDYLIDNREIAIKMGENGYRATVEKYNWEINERKLLIIYRQIEGEMVGS, encoded by the coding sequence ATGAGAATTTGCATGTTAACTTCAAGTCATAATATTTTTGACAACAGGATTTATTATAAGGAAATACTTTCTTTGAAGAAATACTATGATGATATTTATTTGATAGCACCTGGTGATAAGGATTTTGTAACAGAGGACGGCATAAAGGTCAGGTGCTTTAAAAAGAGAAGGTCGTGGTATGACAGATTAAGACCCATGAGGGATATGTTTAATATTGCAAAGGAAGTAAATGCAGATATTTATCATGCCCATGAGCCCGATTCATTTCAGGTTGCAGTCAAATTAAAGAAAAGGTTTGGCAAAAAAATAATATTCGATTCCCACGAATATTATCCTGAGGCATTTGCTGAGCATTTCGGAGGTCTTTTTGAAATTGCAAAAAAAATGATTTATATTTACGAAAAGAGCATTGCAATACATGCAGATTATATAGTGACGGTTAATGATATTCTGGTTAATAAGTTTAAAGAGTATAATAATAGTGTTGAGCTTATAACAAACTACCCTGTTTTAGAGGGGGAAATCAATAAAACATACAGCGAGAAACCAGTGTTTGTTTATGCTGGTGGGCTATCAGAGGATAGGGGGATATTAAAAACATTAGAGGCCATTAAGCTTTCTAAAAAAGACGCTAAATATCTGTTTATAGGTAATTTTAGGGATAAGGAAACCGAAGACAGAGTAATGGATTATGTCGCTAACAATTTAAAGGAAAAAGATGTTGAGTTTACTGGAAGGATAGGGCATAAAGAGGTTATAGAGTATTTAAAGAAGGCTTATGCAGGGTTTGTCCTTTTGCAGCCTAAGAATTGGAGATATGTAAATTCTGAGCCAATCAAGCTTTTTGAATATATGATGAGCAAAACTGCAGTTATTGCAAGCGATTTTCCTATGATGGCGAGTATTGTTGAAGCTGAAAGATGCGGCGTTGTGGTTAATCCTGTTGAACCTAAAGATATTGCAGAGGCTATTGATTATTTGATTGATAACAGAGAAATTGCAATTAAAATGGGCGAAAATGGATACAGGGCAACTGTTGAAAAATATAACTGGGAAATAAATGAAAGAAAGCTTCTTATTATTTACAGACAGATAGAAGGTGAAATGGTTGGAAGTTAA